Proteins co-encoded in one Ponticoccus alexandrii genomic window:
- a CDS encoding GntR family transcriptional regulator, whose amino-acid sequence MNWSTSVLVSNGAPRWLQLAEIFRRAIESGEFPVGATLPTEAEINTQFGVSRTTTRSAMQQLVQEGLIKRRAGIGSVVVDTRVDQPVNQIRGFAEDMRSRGMMPGYQVLGCGMAPASLEATQSLGLPSGDQPFYVERLLKANERLIGHSISWVRPDIFGAKTPPTSEQLAEGSLYEWLRAELGIEIVGGVEYIEASLATRQVCPHLDVTESDPVLVARRVARSRQGLPIEFAIVTYRSDRYRFRVDL is encoded by the coding sequence ATGAACTGGAGCACCTCTGTTCTCGTCAGCAACGGCGCCCCGAGATGGTTGCAGCTGGCCGAGATCTTCCGACGGGCGATCGAGTCCGGGGAGTTTCCAGTGGGTGCCACCCTGCCCACCGAAGCGGAGATAAACACGCAGTTCGGGGTCAGCCGAACGACAACCCGTTCCGCGATGCAGCAACTGGTACAGGAGGGGCTGATCAAGCGCCGTGCCGGGATCGGTAGCGTCGTTGTCGATACGCGAGTCGATCAGCCGGTGAACCAGATCCGCGGCTTTGCCGAGGACATGCGCAGTCGTGGGATGATGCCCGGCTATCAGGTGCTGGGATGCGGCATGGCGCCGGCGTCGCTGGAGGCTACGCAATCCCTGGGTCTGCCCTCGGGCGACCAACCGTTTTACGTCGAGCGCCTGCTCAAAGCCAACGAGCGCCTGATCGGCCATTCGATCTCTTGGGTGCGGCCGGATATCTTCGGAGCCAAGACGCCGCCCACCTCCGAACAGCTTGCCGAGGGCTCGCTTTACGAATGGCTGCGTGCGGAGCTTGGGATCGAGATTGTCGGTGGGGTCGAGTACATCGAGGCCAGCCTCGCGACCCGGCAGGTCTGTCCCCATCTCGACGTGACCGAAAGCGACCCGGTCCTCGTCGCGCGCCGCGTGGCGCGTTCCCGGCAAGGCTTGCCGATCGAGTTCGCCATCGTGACCTACCGCTCGGATCGGTACCGGTTCCGCGTGGACCTCTGA